The nucleotide window AAGACCACTCCCCATGCCAAACATTCCCCATCTAAATTTCCTAAAATTAATCAATGTGGTAAGTATTTTGGTCATTTCGTGAGAATAGGAAAATCATTTGTGAAACATTCaactatatatacatataaagacaaaaaaaaatttcgtgAGAATAGGAAAATCATTTGTGAAACATTCAACTATCTATACATatatagacaaaaaaaaaaaaatatctatatatattatgaaaGGAAGCCATAAGCCATGCGTACAAGCATCTTGGTTCACGGCTTAAAGTAGGATCTGGAGAAGGGTCACATTCAAAGGATGTAATGTAGGTAGCCTAATCTGATAATTGTTGCTCTAAAGTtccttttttatatattctaaGAACAATTATTGTTTTGGATAACTTTTGTACCTGTAAAGGCGTTAGTATATATAAACATGTGATAAAACCAGAAATAGTTTGCAGGGGGATTCAAATGAAAATGCCACAACAGTTAGTTCGCATCAGCTTAGTGCATTCGCCCCATGCACGCTAGAATAATAGACAAGAAAACCTAGTAGATTTTCATGCAAaaattcaagctttccaacaaaaattgtagtaaaaaaaagaaagcatgtAATGAAAGATTATCTAGGAAGCCATGTAATCAGCTATGAATTTGAGAAGAAGAAACGAAAAGAAAAGAGTAAACAACAGAAAATCTTGTTACCTGATGCAATATGGTGATATAGAAAATAATGGATCAAAATCCCAATCACTACCGCCAGAGCCCAAGGGAACACTGGGAAGGAAAGATTCACCAAATAATTGTAAATACTGTGAATATAAAGCAAACTAACAAAGCTTTGAGATGAATATAAAGCAAATTAACTGCATGGAGGGTTGATCTTACCAAAGACAAAATGAAAGTCTCAATGCATTTCGTGCCTCTGGACCCTTTTGTTCCTTCCCCTCTCATTTATCTTGGCAACCTAGAGTTCTTTCGCTTAAGGATGTGTTCGTGTGTGCGACGGGAAGGAAATGAAGGGTTTGACGAGTGAAAAGGACTCCTAGTTACTCTTGAAACCCCTTGTTTTCCTCCAAAATCACAACTCACAAACACAACCTTAACCATAGGTTATCTCCACCCcccctcttctcttttttcaaataataataacagcCCACCTAACCCCCTCCATAGAACAAAATTgggtaaaataaaagaaacaaaatcagCATATAAGTATAACAGTAGAAGTTGCACTTCAAGAAAATTACTTCTGCAGTTGTTGAACCTCAGCAGGGAATATATATTCTTTTCTGCTCTAGCAAATGACTGCTCAAGGATCATGAAGTAAGATTGATTAAAGAGAATTTCTTTGGTGAAGAGTAGAATTGGATGAAGGGTAAAgatttttactaaatttataaaGAACATGTGCATTGCGcatgataatttttttgtgtggtctttttctttattaaaaaaagttatctTCACTCTTCATCAAAACTTCACTCCTCACCATAGTATTACCCTTGattaaagaagcatgagaaTGAGCTTTAACCCAAACACAATCAATCTTCTTTCAAAACATGCCAATCAGTGCAGCTACTGCAAAGTGGGAGGACTTGTAGccatttgataaattaaatcaaCAGCTTTGGCTGGAGTAAATCCAGTTATCATTCCATTCAAAAACACCGGCAATCAATGTTGATGCTGAAAAAGGAGAGGATTTACGGCCATTTGAGAACTTAAATCGGAGGCTAAAGGCTGGAGCAATCCACTATTTGACAATTCTTCCAAGGCTTTAATGTCTTGTTGCAAACGAGCCACATGTAGAACGGTATGATCAAGGACTAAAGGATCATCTGGTGGATTATGGAGAAGGGTGAGCAAAGCCTGTTTATAAACTTGAGCAGACAACAACGGCCTTGTAACCTGCCGACTTCTACAGAAAGTTGCCACCTTGATTACATGTTTACAAAGGTTTCCCAGCCTAGACCAAGAACAATCACAAAGTGAAAATTCTAAGCCAGGATTCCAAACTGTATACACCAAGTTTCTGTCAGTCTGAGAAAGAACTTTTGCATGACGGAGATTTTGCTCATCCAGTATCACATCAACATCTGGAATATTGAGAGCGTGATACCAAGCATTGGCAGATAAAGATTTGTCTTGTAGATTCGCAAAATAGCCAGTATCTAAACTGTATTGGTCTAGCCAATACAAGGAGAGAAATCCAGTAGTTAAAGTGTGGATTAACCAGTCAAGTCTTGGCCAGAAATTAgcattattctctttcaaaAGTGTGGATTTCAATTTTATGTGATATGATTCTATTGCAGCAAGTGACTCGGGCATTGTCAACGGTAGTGACTTTATGCCATTAATCCACATATCTGCATGAGAAAGCACGGAAATACTATTATATCAAGAAGTGCTATTCATTTTAAAGATGTTCGAATGAATGGATACGCTGGTAGTTATAATGACAAAAGTTAGCCAATTGAAGATATGGTTGTGAATGTTGCTCAGCAAAAACGGAACTGAAATGAATGAATTTGATCAAAATCTGGACCACGTAAAGGCCAGATTGGGAATGATTACGATGCAGGCTACAATGCAAGTGTTGATATTTCCTCAATGAATACGAAAGAAACCATCCATCACTTGCAAATTACCTATACTTGGTAGCCACTTGCTCTTGAAATACTCCATGAAAGAACATTGATCAACAAAAATTTGCATAAACTCTTCAAGTGCATCCATAGCATTTGGTCCACATCTTGTACAGTAAAGAATCCATCCAAGGTGCCGTAACATCTCCCTTTGCACCTCAAAGTTGCAACATGTCTTAAAAAGCTTTTTGATCCAAGAACGGCGAACATGCCAGGCACATAACAAGATGCGACACTGGAATGCCTCTCTACAACAAGCAAGATCTCATAACATTTGATATTAAGTGGTTATTGCACCAAAACAAGATTtccaaatgaaattaaaagaaatgcAATAATGTTTTTACCTTATGCTATTATAGTCAAAAGATGGATCATCCAGTATAACAGCACTAGGCCTCCATCTAGGATCCTTGGCTCGTATCTTTTCAGATAGCAATGCAATCCATTTATGTATGTCTTTTCCGACAAAGGATGAGGTGATTATCCAAGCAACGGGAATTGCATTTTGAGATGAACCAAAAACAAGTAACGAACACACTGGATACTGTCAGGGACGAGAAAGGAAATAAGACATTATACAATCCTGCAgcatgaaataattaaatttcaagTTTCTAAACTCACTACATCTGTTTCTTGTAAGCATGAATTTTATTCTCGACCGAAATTAGGGGTAATTAAGCtaaacatataattaaacaaCAGATTGTAAACAACTAGCTTCCTTCTTGAAAAGGTACATACAAAAACAACATGCAATACCTTAAGCTTCTTCAAGCCAAATGTTGAATGAAAAGAAATGAAACTCTTATTTCCATAACGAATCATCTGTTGCAGCTGCCAATCTGTCTGTATGCCCAAAACAAATGATTGTGAACCTGAGTTATCTTGGTAATAGAAAACATGCTTCTGATGGCGTTGGACCCATATCTTTACACTGCATTCATCGTTTTCCTGCAATTCATGTGAAGAATTACGGATACTCCGTTCCATGTTGCGCACATCATTTCGAGTGAGAAAATCATCACGGTTTTGGGGTCCACCTTGCTTCTGCATAACCTCTACATGGTGCTGTATTATGTTATCAAGAGATATCCCAACATAAAGCATAGACATCACTTTCTGGCGTAACTCATCGGAAATGCGTGGAGCATACATAGCTCTTGTTCCTATTGCATCCCTATCAAGTATTCCATGACACGGTGCCCCTGTTTTGTCTACATGCCTTCTTTGGTTGTATATTATTAGAGCAAGAAGAGGGCGTGTATATAATCTTTTAACAGTGAAATGGCAAAGGCAACCTCTCATCATATGACGCCTCCCTGGTCTGCTTCCCTTCCCTGAAGCAGGCTTGGTACTTTTGCTATCTCCTATGCACGAGTCACCTTCTCGATAGTCCTCAGGACCATAAGAACACCAGTACCTGAATCAATATATGATTTTGTATTGTTAATTAAAGGAATCTTTTCATACTTAAAGACAATTTTTTATAACTTGAGAATAACAATATATATCACTTTGATACAcatattttttctctcttaatGTGAACTGCAAACCATATAACTTTAATATTATAAGTGTATAACagtataaaaatcaattaaaagatAACATACAAGGTATATTCAAGATAGCCGTCAACCCTTGGTTTAGTGACACTCCCCTCAGGTCTCTTCCTCCTTGATTCTACACGGAAGCTAGCAGGACATTCTGGATTTGAAGACTCCCCTTTCACAAAACCATCCACTCTGACAAAAGGAATCAGAGCAATATCATCACCCCCTTGGCGACCACCCTCTAATTTCACCCAATTTATGTGAGCAGCAGAGAACTCAGCACATGGGGGATCTTGAACTGGAAGGT belongs to Arachis duranensis cultivar V14167 chromosome 8, aradu.V14167.gnm2.J7QH, whole genome shotgun sequence and includes:
- the LOC107463085 gene encoding uncharacterized protein LOC107463085 isoform X2 — translated: MPRMEDILNLPVQDPPCAEFSAAHINWVKLEGGRQGGDDIALIPFVRVDGFVKGESSNPECPASFRVESRRKRPEGSVTKPRVDGYLEYTLYWCSYGPEDYREGDSCIGDSKSTKPASGKGSRPGRRHMMRGCLCHFTVKRLYTRPLLALIIYNQRRHVDKTGAPCHGILDRDAIGTRAMYAPRISDELRQKVMSMLYVGISLDNIIQHHVEVMQKQGGPQNRDDFLTRNDVRNMERSIRNSSHELQENDECSVKIWVQRHQKHVFYYQDNSGSQSFVLGIQTDWQLQQMIRYGNKSFISFHSTFGLKKLKYPVCSLLVFGSSQNAIPVAWIITSSFVGKDIHKWIALLSEKIRAKDPRWRPSAVILDDPSFDYNSIREAFQCRILLCAWHVRRSWIKKLFKTCCNFEVQREMLRHLGWILYCTRCGPNAMDALEEFMQIFVDQCSFMEYFKSKWLPSIDMWINGIKSLPLTMPESLAAIESYHIKLKSTLLKENNANFWPRLDWLIHTLTTGFLSLYWLDQYSLDTGYFANLQDKSLSANAWYHALNIPDVDVILDEQNLRHAKVLSQTDRNLVYTVWNPGLEFSLCDCSWSRLGNLCKHVIKVATFCRSRQVTRPLLSAQVYKQALLTLLHNPPDDPLVLDHTVLHVARLQQDIKALEELSNSGLLQPLASDLSSQMAGGWR
- the LOC107463085 gene encoding uncharacterized protein LOC107463085 isoform X1 → MPRMEDILNLPVQDPPCAEFSAAHINWVKLEGGRQGGDDIALIPFVRVDGFVKGESSNPECPASFRVESRRKRPEGSVTKPRVDGYLEYTLYWCSYGPEDYREGDSCIGDSKSTKPASGKGSRPGRRHMMRGCLCHFTVKRLYTRPLLALIIYNQRRHVDKTGAPCHGILDRDAIGTRAMYAPRISDELRQKVMSMLYVGISLDNIIQHHVEVMQKQGGPQNRDDFLTRNDVRNMERSIRNSSHELQENDECSVKIWVQRHQKHVFYYQDNSGSQSFVLGIQTDWQLQQMIRYGNKSFISFHSTFGLKKLKYPVCSLLVFGSSQNAIPVAWIITSSFVGKDIHKWIALLSEKIRAKDPRWRPSAVILDDPSFDYNSIREAFQCRILLCAWHVRRSWIKKLFKTCCNFEVQREMLRHLGWILYCTRCGPNAMDALEEFMQIFVDQCSFMEYFKSKWLPSIDMWINGIKSLPLTMPESLAAIESYHIKLKSTLLKENNANFWPRLDWLIHTLTTGFLSLYWLDQYSLDTGYFANLQDKSLSANAWYHALNIPDVDVILDEQNLRHAKVLSQTDRNLVYTVWNPGLEFSLCDCSWSRLGNLCKHVIKVATFCRSRQVTRPLLSAQVYKQALLTLLHNPPDDPLVLDHTVLHVARLQQDIKALEELSNSGLLQPLASDLSSQMAVNPLLFQHQH